The proteins below come from a single Halictus rubicundus isolate RS-2024b chromosome 13, iyHalRubi1_principal, whole genome shotgun sequence genomic window:
- the LOC143360143 gene encoding DDB1- and CUL4-associated factor 6 isoform X2, with amino-acid sequence MKKSRPNIFRDIYYQPYNDCTRMNLYGSSKASLQMMQRMSLLKRLNVHNGCVNSVCWNATGDLILSGSDDQHLVLTNPYTYKVLTKCKTTHRANIFSAKFLPNSGDHRIVSCSGDGIILYTDLMRKVKTFSNRFNCHSGTTYEVVTIPGEPHSFLSCGEDGTVRFFDLRIKDKCNTPKCKEDVLISCERAITALSINLTMPHQVAIGCSDGTVRIYDRRTLGTPATGMTEGSGVDAICTFTVPQFEGSSLRMTSLTYSPDGQDILASYCSDHIYLFNIKDQGNVQLKKDVPIERKEVKKQRSPLPVRRLRLRGDWSDTGPDARPEREEGQRSRRQIAQARPVLQTSLMQRMTEVLSRMLNDPVTRAALCGGGEDGLEGVVLNPENTQSSNDNPPENGEERQSEEAEGGESATVQSTRSRETSAEETDETTREVTDTGNDRETDDPVINARTAGTDEASDEGSDEARSSNKSESYDDESYGSDFVKQKYMGHRNARTMIKEANFWGNDFVMSGSDCGHVFVWEKATAKLCMLLEADHHVVNCLQPHPYLPLLVTAGTDYDLKLWAPINEESGFDEKFAEDLKKRNAIMLEQTRDTMTVPASFMIRMLACLNHVRRGRGGRGGRRSGYDSSEMPLHH; translated from the exons ATGAAGAAGTCACGTCCGAATATTTTCCGTGACATCTACTATCAGCCGTACAATGACTGCACCAGGATGAATCTTTACGGCAGCAGCAAAG CGAGCCTTCAGATGATGCAGCGTATGTCTCTGTTGAAGAGACTGAACGTGCACAACGGCTGCGTCAACTCTGTCTGCTGGAACGCCACAGGTGATCTGATATTGTCCGGCAGCGACGATCAGCATCTTGTACTTACAAACCCTTATACTTACAAG GTGCTGACGAAGTGTAAAACCACCCACAGAGCCAATATATTTAGCGCGAAATTTCTACCAAATAGCGGGGACCACCGGATAGTTTCCTGTAGCGGTGACGGCATCATTTTGTATACAG ATTTAATGAGAAAAGTAAAAACATTCTCCAACCGATTCAATTGCCACAGCGGCACCACTTACGAAGTAGTCACGATACCCGGTGAGCCGCATAGTTTTCTAAGTTGTGGCGAGGACGGAACGGTGAGGTTCTTCGACCTGAGAATAAAGGACAAATGTAATACTCCAAAATGTAAAGAG GACGTACTAATCTCTTGCGAGAGAGCTATAACAGCCCTGTCCATAAACCTCACCATGCCTCATCAAGTAGCGATCGGTTGTTCTGATGGGACAGTGCGGATATACGACAGAAGAACGCTAGGAACACCAGCCACTG GAATGACAGAAGGGAGCGGAGTGGATGCCATATGCACGTTCACCGTTCCCCAGTTCGAAGGAAGTTCTCTCAGGATGACGTCGTTGACTTATAGTCCCGACGGGCAGGACATCCTCGCCAGCTACTGCAGCGaccatatttatttgtttaacatAAAG GACCAAGGCAACGTTCAGTTAAAGAAAGACGTCCCGATCGAAAGAAAAGAGGTGAAGAAGCAGCGGTCGCCGTTACCGGTTCGCAGATTGAGACTGAGAGGTGATTGGTCCGATACCGGTCCGGACGCGCGGCCTGAACGCGAGGAAGGTCAACGCAGCCGTAGAC AAATAGCCCAGGCCAGACCGGTGCTTCAAACGTCTCTGATGCAGAGAATGACGGAGGTTCTCAGTCGAATGTTGAATGACCCGGTGACGAGAGCCGCTCTCTGCGGCGGCGGCGAAGACGGTTTGGAGGGTGTGGTGTTGAACCCAGAGAATACTCAGAGTAGCAACGACAATCCGCCGGAGAACGGCGAGGAGAGACAAAGCGAAGAGGCAGAAGGCGGTGAAAGCGCAACTGTACAGAGCACACGAAGCAGGGAAACTAGCGCCGAAGAGACCGACGAGACCACGCGCGAAGTAACCGATACGGGGAATGACAGAGAGACTGACGACCCCGTTATAAACGCAAGGACAGCAGGAACCGACGAAGCCTCGGACGAAGGATCAGACGAGGCTCGGTCGAGCAACAAGTCCGAGAGCTACGACGACGAGTCCTACGGCTCGGACTTCGTCAAACAGAAGTATATGGGCCACCGTAACGCAAG GACCATGATTAAAGAAGCGAACTTCTGGGGGAACGATTTCGTGATGTCGGGTAGCGACTGCGGCCACGTGTTCGTCTGGGAGAAGGCCACCGCGAAGCTGTGCATGCTGCTGGAGGCGGATCATCACGTTGTCAATTGCCTGCAACCGCATCCCTATCTGCCGCTGTTGGTCACCGCTGGCACCGACTACGACCTCAAGCTATGGGCGCCCATAAACGAGGAGTCGGGCTTCGACGAGAAATTTGCTGAAGAT CTGAAAAAGAGGAACGCGATCATGTTGGAACAAACCAGAGACACAATGACCGTACCTGCTAGTTTTATGATCAGAATGCTGGCGTGTCTCAATCACGTACGCAGAG GGCGCGGCGGGCGCGGCGGGAGACGAAGCGGATACGACTCCAGCGAGATGCCGCTCCACCATTGA
- the LOC143360143 gene encoding DDB1- and CUL4-associated factor 6 isoform X1 — protein MKKSRPNIFRDIYYQPYNDCTRMNLYGSSKASLQMMQRMSLLKRLNVHNGCVNSVCWNATGDLILSGSDDQHLVLTNPYTYKVLTKCKTTHRANIFSAKFLPNSGDHRIVSCSGDGIILYTDLMRKVKTFSNRFNCHSGTTYEVVTIPGEPHSFLSCGEDGTVRFFDLRIKDKCNTPKCKEDVLISCERAITALSINLTMPHQVAIGCSDGTVRIYDRRTLGTPATGMTEGSGVDAICTFTVPQFEGSSLRMTSLTYSPDGQDILASYCSDHIYLFNIKDQGNVQLKKDVPIERKEVKKQRSPLPVRRLRLRGDWSDTGPDARPEREEGQRSRRQIAQARPVLQTSLMQRMTEVLSRMLNDPVTRAALCGGGEDGLEGVVLNPENTQSSNDNPPENGEERQSEEAEGGESATVQSTRSRETSAEETDETTREVTDTGNDRETDDPVINARTAGTDEASDEGSDEARSSNKSESYDDESYGSDFVKQKYMGHRNASFFRTMIKEANFWGNDFVMSGSDCGHVFVWEKATAKLCMLLEADHHVVNCLQPHPYLPLLVTAGTDYDLKLWAPINEESGFDEKFAEDLKKRNAIMLEQTRDTMTVPASFMIRMLACLNHVRRGRGGRGGRRSGYDSSEMPLHH, from the exons ATGAAGAAGTCACGTCCGAATATTTTCCGTGACATCTACTATCAGCCGTACAATGACTGCACCAGGATGAATCTTTACGGCAGCAGCAAAG CGAGCCTTCAGATGATGCAGCGTATGTCTCTGTTGAAGAGACTGAACGTGCACAACGGCTGCGTCAACTCTGTCTGCTGGAACGCCACAGGTGATCTGATATTGTCCGGCAGCGACGATCAGCATCTTGTACTTACAAACCCTTATACTTACAAG GTGCTGACGAAGTGTAAAACCACCCACAGAGCCAATATATTTAGCGCGAAATTTCTACCAAATAGCGGGGACCACCGGATAGTTTCCTGTAGCGGTGACGGCATCATTTTGTATACAG ATTTAATGAGAAAAGTAAAAACATTCTCCAACCGATTCAATTGCCACAGCGGCACCACTTACGAAGTAGTCACGATACCCGGTGAGCCGCATAGTTTTCTAAGTTGTGGCGAGGACGGAACGGTGAGGTTCTTCGACCTGAGAATAAAGGACAAATGTAATACTCCAAAATGTAAAGAG GACGTACTAATCTCTTGCGAGAGAGCTATAACAGCCCTGTCCATAAACCTCACCATGCCTCATCAAGTAGCGATCGGTTGTTCTGATGGGACAGTGCGGATATACGACAGAAGAACGCTAGGAACACCAGCCACTG GAATGACAGAAGGGAGCGGAGTGGATGCCATATGCACGTTCACCGTTCCCCAGTTCGAAGGAAGTTCTCTCAGGATGACGTCGTTGACTTATAGTCCCGACGGGCAGGACATCCTCGCCAGCTACTGCAGCGaccatatttatttgtttaacatAAAG GACCAAGGCAACGTTCAGTTAAAGAAAGACGTCCCGATCGAAAGAAAAGAGGTGAAGAAGCAGCGGTCGCCGTTACCGGTTCGCAGATTGAGACTGAGAGGTGATTGGTCCGATACCGGTCCGGACGCGCGGCCTGAACGCGAGGAAGGTCAACGCAGCCGTAGAC AAATAGCCCAGGCCAGACCGGTGCTTCAAACGTCTCTGATGCAGAGAATGACGGAGGTTCTCAGTCGAATGTTGAATGACCCGGTGACGAGAGCCGCTCTCTGCGGCGGCGGCGAAGACGGTTTGGAGGGTGTGGTGTTGAACCCAGAGAATACTCAGAGTAGCAACGACAATCCGCCGGAGAACGGCGAGGAGAGACAAAGCGAAGAGGCAGAAGGCGGTGAAAGCGCAACTGTACAGAGCACACGAAGCAGGGAAACTAGCGCCGAAGAGACCGACGAGACCACGCGCGAAGTAACCGATACGGGGAATGACAGAGAGACTGACGACCCCGTTATAAACGCAAGGACAGCAGGAACCGACGAAGCCTCGGACGAAGGATCAGACGAGGCTCGGTCGAGCAACAAGTCCGAGAGCTACGACGACGAGTCCTACGGCTCGGACTTCGTCAAACAGAAGTATATGGGCCACCGTAACGCAAG TTTCTTTAGGACCATGATTAAAGAAGCGAACTTCTGGGGGAACGATTTCGTGATGTCGGGTAGCGACTGCGGCCACGTGTTCGTCTGGGAGAAGGCCACCGCGAAGCTGTGCATGCTGCTGGAGGCGGATCATCACGTTGTCAATTGCCTGCAACCGCATCCCTATCTGCCGCTGTTGGTCACCGCTGGCACCGACTACGACCTCAAGCTATGGGCGCCCATAAACGAGGAGTCGGGCTTCGACGAGAAATTTGCTGAAGAT CTGAAAAAGAGGAACGCGATCATGTTGGAACAAACCAGAGACACAATGACCGTACCTGCTAGTTTTATGATCAGAATGCTGGCGTGTCTCAATCACGTACGCAGAG GGCGCGGCGGGCGCGGCGGGAGACGAAGCGGATACGACTCCAGCGAGATGCCGCTCCACCATTGA
- the LOC143360143 gene encoding DDB1- and CUL4-associated factor 6 isoform X3: MKKSRPNIFRDIYYQPYNDCTRMNLYGSSKASLQMMQRMSLLKRLNVHNGCVNSVCWNATGDLILSGSDDQHLVLTNPYTYKVLTKCKTTHRANIFSAKFLPNSGDHRIVSCSGDGIILYTDLMRKVKTFSNRFNCHSGTTYEVVTIPGEPHSFLSCGEDGTVRFFDLRIKDKCNTPKCKEDVLISCERAITALSINLTMPHQVAIGCSDGTVRIYDRRTLGTPATGMTEGSGVDAICTFTVPQFEGSSLRMTSLTYSPDGQDILASYCSDHIYLFNIKDQGNVQLKKDVPIERKEVKKQRSPLPVRRLRLRGDWSDTGPDARPEREEGQRSRRQIAQARPVLQTSLMQRMTEVLSRMLNDPVTRAALCGGGEDGLEGVVLNPENTQSSNDNPPENGEERQSEEAEGGESATVQSTRSRETSAEETDETTREVTDTGNDRETDDPVINARTAGTDEASDEGSDEARSSNKSESYDDESYGSDFVKQKYMGHRNASFFRTMIKEANFWGNDFVMSGSDCGHVFVWEKATAKLCMLLEADHHVVNCLQPHPYLPLLVTAGTDYDLKLWAPINEESGFDEKFAEDLKKRNAIMLEQTRDTMTVPASFMIRMLACLNHVRRVEGV; encoded by the exons ATGAAGAAGTCACGTCCGAATATTTTCCGTGACATCTACTATCAGCCGTACAATGACTGCACCAGGATGAATCTTTACGGCAGCAGCAAAG CGAGCCTTCAGATGATGCAGCGTATGTCTCTGTTGAAGAGACTGAACGTGCACAACGGCTGCGTCAACTCTGTCTGCTGGAACGCCACAGGTGATCTGATATTGTCCGGCAGCGACGATCAGCATCTTGTACTTACAAACCCTTATACTTACAAG GTGCTGACGAAGTGTAAAACCACCCACAGAGCCAATATATTTAGCGCGAAATTTCTACCAAATAGCGGGGACCACCGGATAGTTTCCTGTAGCGGTGACGGCATCATTTTGTATACAG ATTTAATGAGAAAAGTAAAAACATTCTCCAACCGATTCAATTGCCACAGCGGCACCACTTACGAAGTAGTCACGATACCCGGTGAGCCGCATAGTTTTCTAAGTTGTGGCGAGGACGGAACGGTGAGGTTCTTCGACCTGAGAATAAAGGACAAATGTAATACTCCAAAATGTAAAGAG GACGTACTAATCTCTTGCGAGAGAGCTATAACAGCCCTGTCCATAAACCTCACCATGCCTCATCAAGTAGCGATCGGTTGTTCTGATGGGACAGTGCGGATATACGACAGAAGAACGCTAGGAACACCAGCCACTG GAATGACAGAAGGGAGCGGAGTGGATGCCATATGCACGTTCACCGTTCCCCAGTTCGAAGGAAGTTCTCTCAGGATGACGTCGTTGACTTATAGTCCCGACGGGCAGGACATCCTCGCCAGCTACTGCAGCGaccatatttatttgtttaacatAAAG GACCAAGGCAACGTTCAGTTAAAGAAAGACGTCCCGATCGAAAGAAAAGAGGTGAAGAAGCAGCGGTCGCCGTTACCGGTTCGCAGATTGAGACTGAGAGGTGATTGGTCCGATACCGGTCCGGACGCGCGGCCTGAACGCGAGGAAGGTCAACGCAGCCGTAGAC AAATAGCCCAGGCCAGACCGGTGCTTCAAACGTCTCTGATGCAGAGAATGACGGAGGTTCTCAGTCGAATGTTGAATGACCCGGTGACGAGAGCCGCTCTCTGCGGCGGCGGCGAAGACGGTTTGGAGGGTGTGGTGTTGAACCCAGAGAATACTCAGAGTAGCAACGACAATCCGCCGGAGAACGGCGAGGAGAGACAAAGCGAAGAGGCAGAAGGCGGTGAAAGCGCAACTGTACAGAGCACACGAAGCAGGGAAACTAGCGCCGAAGAGACCGACGAGACCACGCGCGAAGTAACCGATACGGGGAATGACAGAGAGACTGACGACCCCGTTATAAACGCAAGGACAGCAGGAACCGACGAAGCCTCGGACGAAGGATCAGACGAGGCTCGGTCGAGCAACAAGTCCGAGAGCTACGACGACGAGTCCTACGGCTCGGACTTCGTCAAACAGAAGTATATGGGCCACCGTAACGCAAG TTTCTTTAGGACCATGATTAAAGAAGCGAACTTCTGGGGGAACGATTTCGTGATGTCGGGTAGCGACTGCGGCCACGTGTTCGTCTGGGAGAAGGCCACCGCGAAGCTGTGCATGCTGCTGGAGGCGGATCATCACGTTGTCAATTGCCTGCAACCGCATCCCTATCTGCCGCTGTTGGTCACCGCTGGCACCGACTACGACCTCAAGCTATGGGCGCCCATAAACGAGGAGTCGGGCTTCGACGAGAAATTTGCTGAAGAT CTGAAAAAGAGGAACGCGATCATGTTGGAACAAACCAGAGACACAATGACCGTACCTGCTAGTTTTATGATCAGAATGCTGGCGTGTCTCAATCACGTACGCAGAG TCGAAGGAGTATAG